Genomic window (uncultured Hyphomonas sp.):
CGCAAACCGGCGCGATCCTTGACCGCCGCGGCGCCTGAGCCGACATTAGCCTTTTCAGGGAGTAGCTGAACCATGCGTATCCTGGTTGTTGAAGATGATGCTGACCTGCGCCGCCAGCTGGCCGACGTGCTGGGCCAGTCAGGCTATGCCGTGGACCTGGCTGCCGATGGCGAGGACGGGCATTTCCTTGGCGATACCGAGCCTTATGATGCGGTGATCCTGGACCTTGGCCTGCCCAAGATGGACGGGGTGAGCGTGCTGAAGAAATGGCGCGCGGACGGCAAATCCTTCCCGGTCCTGATCCTGACGGCCCGCGATTCGTGGAGCGAGAAGGTGGCTGGTTTCGATGCCGGGGCCGACGACTATCTGACCAAGCCTTTCATCACCGAAGAATTGCTGGCGCGTCTGCGGGCGCTGCTGCGCCGCGCGGCCGGTCATTCCGCCGCGACGCTGGAAGCCGGCAAGCTGATGGTCGATACACGTGCCGCGCGCGCCATGATCAATGGCGAGCCGGTGAAGCTGACCGCCCATGAATACCGCGTGCTTTCCTACCTGATGCACCATCAGGGGCGCGTTGTTCCGCGTACGGAACTGGTCGAGCATATCTACGATCAGGATTTTGACCGCGACTCGAACACGATTGAAGTGTTCATCGGCCGCTTGCGCCGGAAGATCGGGCAGGACCGGATCCAGACCGAACGCGGCCTAGGCTATCGCCTGGTCGTGCCGGAGAACGAAGCGCGCGTGGCCGGCTGATGCCGGCCCGTGCTGAATGCCTTGTATGAGCGAGGCCGATCCCAAACCTGTCACATTCCTTGACCGCTGGACACGCCTGTCGCTGGCCCGGCGGATCATGCTGGCGGCAGCCATCTGGGGACTGATCGTCCTGATTGGCGGCGCCCTGGCCCTGTCGGCACTTTACCGGGCGCAGACGCTCTCCCTCCTGTCGGATGAGCTGGATCAGACGCTGATCACGTTGACCCGTGACATGACGAGGGAAGGCGCGTTTCTGGCCGATGGCCGGGTGACGGATGACAATCACGTCTTCCTGTCGACCGATTCCCGCTACCAGACCCAGTATTCCGGCCGCTACTGGGCCATCGTTGCCGTGGACAAAGATGGCGACCCGGTCGGCGACCTCAGGTCACGCAGCCTTTGGGATGAGCCGGTGCCGATGTCGCCGCGCCTGCTGAAGCGCGCGCTTGCCACGCCCGGCACGACGCAGTTCGGCATTGGCCCCGGGCCGGCTGGCCAGAGAACATTCGCGGCGGCCAAGGCCATTCTGGTCGAGAACCGGGAGACGCCGCTGGTGCTGGTCGCGGCGGCGGACAGGGCGCAGAACGATGCGGCGGCGACCCGGTTCCGCAACCTGCTCATCGGCACGATGGTTGTTCTCTTCGGCAGCGTCTTCGCGGCCATGGTGGCCGGTATCCGCTATTCCCTGCGTCCGCTGGTGAAGCTGGGGCATGACATTGCCGAGATCCGGGAAGGCAGGCGCCTGAAACTGGCCGATGACTATCCGTCTGAAGTGCAGCCGCTGACGGAAGAGCTGAACAAGCTGGTCGATCACAACCGGCAGGTGGTGGAGCGGGCGCGAACGCATGTCGGCAATCTCGCCCACGCGCTGAAGACGCCGATTGCGGTGCTGCGCAATGAGGCGACCGGCGAAACACAGCTGGACGATGTCGTGCGCCGGCAGGTCGATTCCATGCAGACCAATGTGGAGCACTATCTGAAGCGCGCCCGCATGGCCGCCCGGGCCGAAGCGCTGGGCGCACGCACGGAGGTTCGCCCGGTGCTGGACGGCATCGCCCGCCTGATGAACCGGCTCTATGATTCCAAAGGCATCGATGTGACCGTGACGGGCGCCGAGACGGCTGTCTTCCGCGGGGAGCAGCAGGACCTTGAGGAAATGGTCGGCAATCTCATGGAAAATGCCTGCAAATGGGCGCGGGCCGATGTGAAGGTGACTGTGGCAGACGATGCGACGGAACTGCGCCTGGAGGTCGACGATGACGGGCCCGGCCTGACGGCGGAAGAACGCGAAGGCGCGCTGAAGCGCGGGGTGCGACTTGATGAAACAACCCCGGGCACCGGGCTGGGTCTGTCGATTGTCACAGAGCTGGCAGAGCTGCATAAGGGCGTGCTTGAACTGGATGAGGCCCCGGCCGGGGGCCTGCGCGCACGCCTGAGGTTTCCGAAACGATGAACCGCCTGAACATTGCCATCGCCGGAGTCTGCCTGGCCGTCGCCGTGGCGGGCTATCTGGCGGTGGGCAAGCCCGGCATGCCGGACAATCCCATGGCAGAGCGCCAGGCAGGGCTGGCGGACAAGATCAAGAACGCCCCGGAGACGCTGACACCGGCAGAAACCCTGTCGCGTCTTGAACTGGCGACCCAGAAGCGCCCGAACGACCCGCAGCCGCATTTCTTCATCGGCGAAATGCTGCGCGCCGAAGGCCGACCGGAAGATGCCGCGCGGGCCTATCAGTCTGCCTTGCGCCGTGATGAGAATTTCGTTCCCGCGCTGGTGGCGCTGGCCGATACGCTGGTGGCCCTGTCAGGCGGCGGGGTCAGCCCGCAGGCGACCCGGCTGTATGGCCGGGCCTATGAACTGGATCAGACCCAGGTGCGCGCCGGCATGTGGGCCGCCATGGGCGCTGCGCAGGCGGGCGATCAGGACAAGGCCGAGCAGGCCATGCGCTATATCTACAACAACCTCCCCGAAGGCGATCCGCGCCGCGAACGCTTCAAGGGGATGATCGCCGCCATCGGGCAGGGCGACGAGGCCCCGCCCACGCCGGAAGCTGCCCCGTCGGAATAGGCCAGCCTTTCCTTCAGGCTACGCTTCCACCCGCATGTCTTCCGCGTGCCAGCGCTGGGCGAGGTCGTTGAGGCCTTCCAGAACATCTTTCAGCTCAGCTCCGCGCGGGGTGAGGGAATAGGTGACGGCAGGCGGCACGGTGGGCTTGTAGTCCCGGTGGATGAGGCCGGCGCCTTCCAGCATGCGCAACCGCTCGGTCAGCACCTTTGACGAAATGCCGGGCATGCCGGCTTTCAGCTCACCAAAGCGTTGGGGGCCCTGAGAGCGCAGCAGCCACAGGATATAGGTCGTCCACGGCCCCATCAGCAGTTTCAGCAGGGAATCCATCGGGCAGGCTGTGTGATTTCCGTTCTGCGGTTTCGTTGTTCCAGTCATGGGGCACCTCTGAGCTGAGAAAAAGTCTGCCTGATCCTTTAGTTACTAATCGGAACCTACTTTTTCAAGGGAACTGGTGCCCTATATGGGCCAGGTCGGGCGCAATGAGAGGCCCCACGAAACACTTAGCGGAGTAGGACAGATGACAAAGATCGCAATCGTGTATTTCAGCGGCTACGGCCACACACAGAAACAGGCGGAAGCCGTGCACGCCGGGGCCAGCTCGGTGGACGGCGCAGACGTGAAACTGTTCCGGATCAATGAAGACGGCGACCTCGGCGAAGGCGAATTCGAGGCGCTGGCCGGATATGACGCCATCATCTATGGCAGCCCGACCTATATGGGCGGCCCGGCCTGGCAGTTCAAAAAGTTCGCCGACGCGACCTCCAAGCCATGGTTTACGCAGGAGTGGAAAGACAAGATCGCCGGCGGCTTCACCAATTCCGCTTCTGTGAACGGCGACAAGAAGGCGACGCTCGACTATTTCTTCACCCTGTCGCAACAGCACGGGCAGATCTGGGTCGGGACCGGCCTTCTGCCGTCGAACACCAAGGCCCATGGACCGGATGATGTGAACTGGACCGCCGGTTTCTCGGGCGCGATGGCCATTTCCCCGTCAGATGCCTCGCCGGAAGAAGCGCCGGGCAAGGGCGATCTCGAAACGGCCCGCCAATACGGTGTCCGGGTGGCCGAAGCCGCGAAGCGCTGGGCACAATAAGCCATCGGGACGGGCGGCAGGTGCGATGCATCTGCCGCACTCCCATTTCGGTGCGAGGCGGACTATAAGGCGGGCATGCGCGCACGCACTCGACGACTCTATACGTTTGGCATCGCTGCCGTCCTGCTGCTGGCTGCGGCGGGACTGGCCTTTATGGCCCTGCGCCAGAATGCCAACCTGTTCTACACACCACAGACGCTGGCCGAGAAAGGCATGCCGAAACCGGGCCGCGAGGTGAAGGTTGGCGGCTGGGTCGAGCCCGGCTCGCTGACCTATTCAGATGATGGCGCGACCATGCTGTTCAGCGTGATGGACAATGGCGACGCCGAGATCAGGGTCTCGTTCACGGGCATTGCGCCGGACCTGTTCCGCGAAGGGCAGGGCGTTGTCGCGATTGGCCAGTTCGGTGAAGACGGCACGTTCACGGCCCGGCAGATCCTCGCCAAGCATGACGAAAACTACCAGCCGCGCGAATTGCGCCCCGAGGCGATCGGCGGATGATCGAAGCCGGGCACTTCGCGGCCTTTCTGGCGCTGGGCGCCACGCTGGCGCAAACGATCTTCGGCCTGAAGGGCGACCGCCGGTGGGCGGGCATGGCAGCTGTCACCGGGTTCGGCCTGATGGCATTTTCCTTCCTGACGCTGGTGTATGCCTTTGCCGTGTCGGATTTCTCCCTCCAGCTGGTGGCGAAAAATTCCCACACGCTGAAGCCGATGCTCTACAAGATCGCCGGTACCTGGGGGAATCATGAAGGCTCCATGGCGCTCTGGGCGCTGGTGACGCTGGCGTTCGGTGCGGCCGCAGCGGCCCTGATGAAGACCGGCCGGGAACGTTTCGAATCGCGTGCACTGGGCGTGCAGGGATTCCTTTCCGCCGGTGCGATGGGCTATTTGCTGTTCGCCTCCTCGCCTTACCTGCGGCTGGATCCGGCGCCTTTCCAGGGTGCGGGGCTGAACCCGCTGCTCCAGGATCCGGCGCTCTCCTTCCATCCGCCGATGCTTTATCTCGGCTATGTCGGCTATTCCTTCGTTTTCGCGCTGGCGGCGGCCGGCATGATGGAGGGCCGGATTGACCGGGTTTGGGCAAAGGAAGCGCGGCGCTGGTCGCTGGCCGCCTTCGTGCCGTTGACCTTCGGCATCGCACTCGGCTCCTACTGGGCCTATTACGAGCTCGGCTGGGGCGGCTGGTGGTTCTGGGATCCGGTCGAGAATGCCTCGCTGATGCCCTGGCTGATCGGCGCGGCGCTGCTGCACTCCGTCATCGTTACGGAGAAGCGGGAGAATTTCGCCGCCTGGACCGCGCTCCTCGCCGTGCTCGCCTTCCTGTTCTCGATCATGGGCGCCTTCCTCGTACGCTCCGGCGTGCTGACCTCGGTGCATGCCTTTGCCGTCGATCCGACGCGGGGCACCATCCTCCTGTTCGGACTGCTGGTGTATGGCGTATTGGCGCTGGGCCTGTTCGTCTGGCGCGGGCCGTCCCTCAAAGGCGCAAAACCTTGGCTGATCGGCAGCCGGGAGGGCGCGATGATGGCCAACAATGTCGTGCTGATCGTGGCGGCGCTGACCGTCCTGCTGGGCACGCTGTTCCCGCTCATGGCCGAGGCGGCCGGGCGCACCATGTCCGTAGGCGAACCATATTTCCGGCTGACCTTTGTCCCGATCCTGGCGGTCCTGCTGGTGCTGTTGCCGGTCGCCCAGAGCTGGGCCTGGGGCAAGGCGGACCTGAAACAATGGACGCGCTGGGCTATCGCCGGCGCTGCGCTGGTCGCGGTGTTTGCCGTTCTGGGGATCGCTGTCTGGGATATTTCGCTGGGGGCTGCGTTCGGGCTGGCGCTGGGCGTCTGGCTTATCGGAGGCGCACTGTGGGAGCTGAAGCGCCGGGCGGTCTCGCTGAACCGGGTGTTCCGTGTCTCGCCGCGTGTCTGGGGCATGACGCTGGCGCATATGGGCATCGGCCTGTTCATCATTGGCGCTGTCGTGGAAACCACCCAGCGATATGAAACCACCGTGGCCCTGGAAGAGGGCGGTTCAGCACGGGCAGCAGGCTGGACCTTCACGCTGGACGATGTCGGCTCCATCGAAGGGCCGAACTGGTATGCCGACAAGGCCGTGCTGACAGCCGTTAAAGGCGGCACCAAAACAGTGCTGGAGCCAATGAAGCGCTATTATCCGGCGGCTCGCATGCCGACGACGGAGACGGCCATCTTCAAGACGGGCACGGGCGATTTGTACGCCGCGCTCGGAGAGCAGCGCGTGGTCGACGGCAAGGCGCGCTGGGTGTTCCGTGTCTACTTCAACCCGCTGATCGATTTCGTGTATCTTGGCGTGCTATTGATCGGCCTTGGAGGCTTTCTGAGCATGGTGAAGGTCAAACGATGAAAGCGCTCTTCCTGTCTCTCGTGATCGCGCTCGCCGCAGAGGCGCCGCTCGACAATGCCGAGGAAGAAGCCCGCGCGCAGGCCCTGATGCGGGAGCTGCGCTGTGTGGCGTGCGAGAATGAGCCGGTCTCGCAGTCTGCCGCGCCGATCGCCGAAGACATGCGCGCCCGGATTCGCGAAATGGTGGGCGAGGGGTCGACAGACCAGGAAGTCCGCGACTGGTTTGAAAGCCGCTATGGCGAGTTCGTCCTGTTCCGCCCGAAGGGGAACAGCCTGAGCGGGGCACTGCTCTGGATCGGTCCCTTTGCCTTGCTGGGTGTTGGCGGGCTGATCGGCATCCTCACGGCCTGCCGCAAGCGGACCGTCGCCCAGCAGATCGAAGCCGAGGATGTCTGAGCTGTCAGTACCGGAAAATGGCCTCTTTAAATCAATTGTATATACTATTTGAGATAGTTATTTTCCGCTTAAATTGACAACTTGAAGGAGACGGTCTGATCGGGCATACGCTGCCTGCATGGTACTGAATTATTCTACCTTCGGTGTTCAGGGATCCGGGAAAACCCAAGAAGAACATCTGCTGCATCAGGCGAAACAATTTCTCCAACAAAAGAAATACCAGGAAGCGCTGGATTGCTGCCGGCAAGTGCTGGAAAAAAATGCTGAAAGCGCAGACGGCTATTTTTTGATGGGCGTTATTGCCTGTGAAAATCATGACTACCGAAACGCGCTCGGATTGCTCGAAGGCGCTGTCCGGAAAGGCTATCCGGGATCGGGGCCCTTTGTGCAGGCCGCCCGGTCGCTGGTTGGTCTCAGTCAGCCTGCACAGGCATTAAGGTGTCTGGATCAGGCGAAGACGAGAAATCCACGCGATGGCTACACACTTGCTCTGATTGGTACGACACTGAGCAAACTGGATCGCCACGAGGAGGCAGTCGAGTTTCACAGGAAAGCGACTGAAGCTTCGCCCGGGGATGCGCTGAGTTTCTTCAATCTTGGATCTGCCCTTCAGTTCCTCGGGAAATTTAAAGAGGCGAGGGAAGCCTACAGGACTGCCTTGCGTCTGGCGCCCGGTTTCACCGCGGCGCAGATGCACTTGACGCAGATTACCAGGCAAACGCCGGAAAAAAATGACCTGGCCGTACTCCAGCAAGCCTGGAGCCAACGTAACCCGCAGGATGCAGAAGGCGGGCTGGTCCTGGCGCACGCAATCGCCAAGGTTCATGAGGATCTCGGCGATCCTCAATCCGTCATGGTCTGGCTGGAGCGGGGCAAAGCACTCGTCCGCCCGCATGTGCCTGACCGCGAGGCCGACGACCATGCCGCATACGAAGCAGCGAAAGCGCTGGCGAATCGCCTGCCCATCAATGCGGCAACGCCAGCTGATGGGCCTGTATTCATTGTAGGGCTTCCCAGAAGCGGGACGACATTGGTCGACCGGATTCTTTCCAGCCACTCCCAGATCGTGTCTGCCGGGGAACGCCACGAATTTGGCGCCTGTCTTCAACAGGCCACAGGGGGAACCCGAAAAGAAGTTGTTGATGCCGAAGTGATTGCCCGTGCAGCTCATGCAGACCTTGCTGCGGTTGGCGGGGCGTATCTCGATAGAGTGCGGGCCATTCTTGGAAACGACCAGCGCTTTGTCGACAAGATGCCGGTGAATGCGTTCTTTGTCCCGGCCATTCTGGCTGCGTTGCCTTCCTCGCGTGTGATCTGCCTCCGGCGGCAAGCGCCTGACAGCGTCCTCAGCGTTTACAAGCAGCATTTCGCGGCATCCACATCGCTCTATAGCTATGCCTATGATCTGCGGAAGCTCACCAATTACGTTGCGGATTTCCATGATCTTGCGGACACGTATTCGCAGGCGCTGCCGCAATCGAGATTCCGATTGGTCGACTATGAAAGTCTTGTCGATGACGCCGAGGCGGAGATTCGGGGCATGCTGGAATTTGCCGGACTTGGGTTTGAGCCGGCTTGCCTGAACTTCCACGAGAATGCTGCGCCCGTTGCGACCGCCAGTGTCAGCCAGGTGCGGCAGCCGATCTACAACTCTGCGAAAGGGCGCTGGAAAAAGTATGAAGCTTCGCTTGAGCCAGCCTTAGCCGTTCTGCGTGAACGGGGCCGCTTGTAGAAGACAAGGTCGTGCGAAAGATCCGTCTTTTCCGCTGAACGACCTTATTCAACCAGAGCAAATCAGGGAATGTAAGCGGAGGTTTGCCGGCGCCGCACCCCCGTGGGAATAGCCGTCAGGCTGGGTGGGGACATTGCTTGACGTCTGATTGGGACTTCATGAGCCACCTTGGCAGTAGGCGAGCATCACGAAGTGGTGATTGACACCGGTGAGCCCGGGGAATGGGCCTTTCCAGCGCCGGCAACTGTTCTGAGGCATAGGCGCGAGCCCGCAATAGCCTGTCTGGCATGCGATGCATCAAGCGCACTAATCAGCCCCTCCTGATCCGTCTTGAAAATCAGTATGTCTCGCAAACTGTAGTATTTCAAGGGTTTTTTCGTGATTATCATCCTATCGGTATGAATAACCGCAATTACACTCCAAGTGTCAGTATATTCGTGAAAGTTACACGGTGCCTGTCAGTGATAACACAAGTGAAGAACTTATCTCTCGGGGGGCGCGCGACTTCTGGGCAGGCCGGACGGGGGCACGTGCAGCGGGATCCGGAGGCGGTCTGAACACCTGATTCCATTCGACTTACTGTCTTTTAATGACCACATTCGGTCTCGTATGATTATGTAACCGTCGTCCAGACAAACGACGTTTTTTCAGAGAGTTGGAGAGAGAAATCATGAAACTTGGCATTTCTCGGCAGGCACTGGTTGCAGCGCTTTTCGGAGCCGCAGCAGTTGGGACCTTGTCGATCGCACCTCAGATTCTCAGCCCTGAGGCAGGCGCTCAGCCGATCGCGATCCAGGCGCCCGCGGGCGCGCCGATGAGTTTTGCCGATCTGATCGAGCGCGTTGAGCCGGCGGTCGTCAGCGTCAATGTGTTGTCCGAGCGCGAAGTGAACGATGCCGGCGACATGCAGGAATTCTTCGAGCAGTTCCGCGGACTTCCCGGCCTCGACGATTTCCTGGAAGAGCGCCGCCAGCAGCAGGAAGAGGGCGATGAACCGCAGACGCGCGAAGCGCGGTCACTGGGTTCCGGTTTCTTCATCTCTCAGGATGGGTACATCGTGACCAACAATCACGTGGTCCAGAACGCGGTCCAGATCGAAGTCGTCACCAAGGACGGCGACGAGCTGGAAGCGGAACTCGTGGGTACCGACCCCGACACAGACCTCGCCGTGATCAAGGTGAAGGACAAGGGAACCTATCCCTATGTCCGCTTTGGAAATTCCCACAATCTGCGCAAGGGTGACTGGGTTGTCGCCCTCGGCAACCCCTTCGGTTTCAGCGGCACGGCCACGGCCGGCATCCTGTCAGCCGATGGCCGTGAGCTGGGCAATGACAGCCCGTACACTGACTTTCTCCAGATCGACGCGGCCATCAACCGCGGCAACTCCGGCGGGCCGACCTTCGACCTGCACGGCAATGTCGTGGGCGTGAACACGCAGATCCTTTCGCCGACGGGCGGGTCTGTCGGCATCGGCTTTGCCATCCCGGCTGAGCTGGCTCAGGAAGTGACCCAGGCCAT
Coding sequences:
- a CDS encoding response regulator transcription factor; its protein translation is MRILVVEDDADLRRQLADVLGQSGYAVDLAADGEDGHFLGDTEPYDAVILDLGLPKMDGVSVLKKWRADGKSFPVLILTARDSWSEKVAGFDAGADDYLTKPFITEELLARLRALLRRAAGHSAATLEAGKLMVDTRAARAMINGEPVKLTAHEYRVLSYLMHHQGRVVPRTELVEHIYDQDFDRDSNTIEVFIGRLRRKIGQDRIQTERGLGYRLVVPENEARVAG
- a CDS encoding ATP-binding protein; this translates as MSEADPKPVTFLDRWTRLSLARRIMLAAAIWGLIVLIGGALALSALYRAQTLSLLSDELDQTLITLTRDMTREGAFLADGRVTDDNHVFLSTDSRYQTQYSGRYWAIVAVDKDGDPVGDLRSRSLWDEPVPMSPRLLKRALATPGTTQFGIGPGPAGQRTFAAAKAILVENRETPLVLVAAADRAQNDAAATRFRNLLIGTMVVLFGSVFAAMVAGIRYSLRPLVKLGHDIAEIREGRRLKLADDYPSEVQPLTEELNKLVDHNRQVVERARTHVGNLAHALKTPIAVLRNEATGETQLDDVVRRQVDSMQTNVEHYLKRARMAARAEALGARTEVRPVLDGIARLMNRLYDSKGIDVTVTGAETAVFRGEQQDLEEMVGNLMENACKWARADVKVTVADDATELRLEVDDDGPGLTAEEREGALKRGVRLDETTPGTGLGLSIVTELAELHKGVLELDEAPAGGLRARLRFPKR
- a CDS encoding helix-turn-helix domain-containing protein, with product MTGTTKPQNGNHTACPMDSLLKLLMGPWTTYILWLLRSQGPQRFGELKAGMPGISSKVLTERLRMLEGAGLIHRDYKPTVPPAVTYSLTPRGAELKDVLEGLNDLAQRWHAEDMRVEA
- a CDS encoding flavodoxin family protein, translating into MTKIAIVYFSGYGHTQKQAEAVHAGASSVDGADVKLFRINEDGDLGEGEFEALAGYDAIIYGSPTYMGGPAWQFKKFADATSKPWFTQEWKDKIAGGFTNSASVNGDKKATLDYFFTLSQQHGQIWVGTGLLPSNTKAHGPDDVNWTAGFSGAMAISPSDASPEEAPGKGDLETARQYGVRVAEAAKRWAQ
- a CDS encoding cytochrome c maturation protein CcmE, producing the protein MRARTRRLYTFGIAAVLLLAAAGLAFMALRQNANLFYTPQTLAEKGMPKPGREVKVGGWVEPGSLTYSDDGATMLFSVMDNGDAEIRVSFTGIAPDLFREGQGVVAIGQFGEDGTFTARQILAKHDENYQPRELRPEAIGG
- a CDS encoding heme lyase CcmF/NrfE family subunit — translated: MIEAGHFAAFLALGATLAQTIFGLKGDRRWAGMAAVTGFGLMAFSFLTLVYAFAVSDFSLQLVAKNSHTLKPMLYKIAGTWGNHEGSMALWALVTLAFGAAAAALMKTGRERFESRALGVQGFLSAGAMGYLLFASSPYLRLDPAPFQGAGLNPLLQDPALSFHPPMLYLGYVGYSFVFALAAAGMMEGRIDRVWAKEARRWSLAAFVPLTFGIALGSYWAYYELGWGGWWFWDPVENASLMPWLIGAALLHSVIVTEKRENFAAWTALLAVLAFLFSIMGAFLVRSGVLTSVHAFAVDPTRGTILLFGLLVYGVLALGLFVWRGPSLKGAKPWLIGSREGAMMANNVVLIVAALTVLLGTLFPLMAEAAGRTMSVGEPYFRLTFVPILAVLLVLLPVAQSWAWGKADLKQWTRWAIAGAALVAVFAVLGIAVWDISLGAAFGLALGVWLIGGALWELKRRAVSLNRVFRVSPRVWGMTLAHMGIGLFIIGAVVETTQRYETTVALEEGGSARAAGWTFTLDDVGSIEGPNWYADKAVLTAVKGGTKTVLEPMKRYYPAARMPTTETAIFKTGTGDLYAALGEQRVVDGKARWVFRVYFNPLIDFVYLGVLLIGLGGFLSMVKVKR
- a CDS encoding cytochrome c-type biogenesis protein, producing the protein MKALFLSLVIALAAEAPLDNAEEEARAQALMRELRCVACENEPVSQSAAPIAEDMRARIREMVGEGSTDQEVRDWFESRYGEFVLFRPKGNSLSGALLWIGPFALLGVGGLIGILTACRKRTVAQQIEAEDV
- a CDS encoding sulfotransferase, with the protein product MVLNYSTFGVQGSGKTQEEHLLHQAKQFLQQKKYQEALDCCRQVLEKNAESADGYFLMGVIACENHDYRNALGLLEGAVRKGYPGSGPFVQAARSLVGLSQPAQALRCLDQAKTRNPRDGYTLALIGTTLSKLDRHEEAVEFHRKATEASPGDALSFFNLGSALQFLGKFKEAREAYRTALRLAPGFTAAQMHLTQITRQTPEKNDLAVLQQAWSQRNPQDAEGGLVLAHAIAKVHEDLGDPQSVMVWLERGKALVRPHVPDREADDHAAYEAAKALANRLPINAATPADGPVFIVGLPRSGTTLVDRILSSHSQIVSAGERHEFGACLQQATGGTRKEVVDAEVIARAAHADLAAVGGAYLDRVRAILGNDQRFVDKMPVNAFFVPAILAALPSSRVICLRRQAPDSVLSVYKQHFAASTSLYSYAYDLRKLTNYVADFHDLADTYSQALPQSRFRLVDYESLVDDAEAEIRGMLEFAGLGFEPACLNFHENAAPVATASVSQVRQPIYNSAKGRWKKYEASLEPALAVLRERGRL
- a CDS encoding Do family serine endopeptidase, which produces MKLGISRQALVAALFGAAAVGTLSIAPQILSPEAGAQPIAIQAPAGAPMSFADLIERVEPAVVSVNVLSEREVNDAGDMQEFFEQFRGLPGLDDFLEERRQQQEEGDEPQTREARSLGSGFFISQDGYIVTNNHVVQNAVQIEVVTKDGDELEAELVGTDPDTDLAVIKVKDKGTYPYVRFGNSHNLRKGDWVVALGNPFGFSGTATAGILSADGRELGNDSPYTDFLQIDAAINRGNSGGPTFDLHGNVVGVNTQILSPTGGSVGIGFAIPAELAQEVTQAIIKDGHVSRGWLGVQIQDLTEDMAEAQGMPNNDGSIIADVTEDSPADKGGLQRGDIILSVNGQKVSDATSTTRLVGRLIANTSNKFDIMRGGKRQTIDVVVGERGDSLNARRLPASALSNDSGDTGDEATMSSLGVTFVPLDDEMRQRLGLDADEAGLVISEVERGGAIEEAGLQRGMVILEANNEPVSSVDVLKKAIDAAKKANRTKVLIAVRVGQITTYRTIDISED